The Streptomyces cyanogenus DNA segment GCTGGACTTCCGGGTCGGCGGCGGAGAGAGCGCCGGCAACGTCTTCGTCTCCGGCGACACCGAGGAGCACCTCGCCTACCGCTCCCGGTTCCTGGACATCGTGCCCGACACCCGGATCGTCCACGTCTACGAGGCCGAGGTCGACGGCAGCCGCCGCTGGATCTCCCTCGTCACCGTCGAACTCGCCGACCGGCCCGCCGGCTCGGGCCTGACCTGGACCGAGCAGTACACCTGGCTCATGCCCACCGGAGACGGCAGCCAGGACACCGCCCACCTGCGCGGCGGCACCCGCCTCCTTCTCAACGGCCTTTCCACGGTGGTGAATCCGGACCGCCACCACCGCCTGTTCCACACCGGGACACCGGCGGGCCACGGCTGACCTGCGGCGCCGCCCGAGCAGCGGGGGCGATTACCTGTCAGGTCATCGATCTTCGCGCGCCCGCATGCCACGATCATTGGCGTACGGAGGCCGACCGACCGGAAGGACATCATGCCCGCCTACGCCATAGCGCACCTGCAGGAGGCCGCCCCGCACCCGGAGATCGCCGAGTACATCGAGCGCATCACCGCCACCTTCGAGCCGTACGGCGGCCGCTTCCTCGTGCACGCCGCACAGCACGAGGTCAAGGAGGGCAGCTGGCCCGGGCACGTCGTGGTGATCTCCTTCCCCGGTATCACCGAGGCCCGGGCCTGGTGGGACTCACCCGCGTACCAGGAGATCGCACCACTGCGCTCCCGGCACATCGCCGGCGACATCGTCCTGGTCCCGGGCGTCCCCGAGGACTACGATCCCGCCGGAACCGCGAAGGCGATGCGGGAGAGCCTGCCTGCCGAGTAGCGCCGGGGCGGTCCGCCCGGCGGACGTCACGAGATCGAGGCGCGTCGCGACCACCAGGGCGTCGGCCGCGGACCACCACGGGTTCGGCCGCGTGCGGCCCCGCCCGGTGGCGTGGCCGGCTCGCGCCGCCCGGGGCCGGGGTCTATCGGTCGTCGGAGAACCCGTCGGGGTCGCGTGCGACGCGGACGACCAGTCGGCTGGAGGTGTGCCGGCGGAAGGCACCACCCAGGTGGAAACCCTGCCGTTGCACCCTGGCCGCCAACTCCGGTGTGAATCCGAAGTCCTTGTTCGACTCCAGTACCGTCGAGGCCCGCGCCAGCGTGCCGTCCACCAGCGTTTTCACCATGTCGTGCAGCACCGGCTCGGTGGCCAGCAGGGGATGCGCCAACGGGTCGGCCCCCTCGGCGCGCTGCAACGGACCGGGGCTCTGCCAGCGGTACACGGCGCGGGCGTCCCTCTGCCAGGACACGGCGCCCTCGGCTGCTGCCTGGCCGACGGGCACCCCTGACTCCGTCACCAGGGGCAGCCCCAAGGCCACCCGCAACTCGTGGTCACTGACCGTGTCCGCGGCCTCGATCTCGACGAATCCGGCCCCGGCCGACCGCAGCAGGACCCCCAGCTCCTCCACGCGGGAGCGCAGCAGGTAACCGTGCACATCGGGCAGCGGGTAGTAGCTGTCGTGATGATGGGGATGGGCGGCGTAGACCGTGCCGCTCACCGGGCCGCCGTCCGGGAACGTGAAGATCCGGGCCGCCTGCACCGTCACGGTGGTGATACCGAGCGATCGTCGGCGGTGCCACTGCCAGCCGGCGATGCTCCACCCGACGACCGGCACCGCCGCCGAGACGGCGAGAACCGCCCAGTCCGCCCCGGTCAAGTCCTTCAGCGAACTGCCCGCGTCGACCGCCAGAAGCTTGCGACGCTCGTACGGAACCTCTTCCAGGTTCAACGGACCTCCCCCCTCGGGAGGGGCCCCGCACCCCGGTACGACACCCCGCCCCTGCGCCCCACCCCTGTCCGGCGACGCTAACCGGACAGCCGACCGATTGTCAGGAGCGCACGACGGGGCGCGTTTTCCGCCCCAGGGCGCACACTGCCGTGCCGCGAGCCGGGTCGGGATGACGTCGCCATCTTCGGCGCGACGGGAGGTACGGCCGACGACGGCTCCCTGACGGCCCGCCGCTGCCACGGCCCCCGCTGCCTCATGCGCATATGATCGCCGGAAGTCCTGCAGGTCGGAGCCCTATGACGGCCGTCGTCCAAGCCGGCGGGGACTTCCCCGGAGCCGATGGGAGACGGCTGGGGGAGTGCGTGATCGAGGCAGAGGGAGGGGCAGGGCGGTGGGAATCCACACGCGTCGTCCTGAGGAGTACGTCAGGCCCGCCGGGCGGATACTGCTCGACGACCATTTCGAGCCGTCCGGGGAGTTCTACGCGTCGGGGGCGTACTACCACCAGCGGTCGCTGAGCGGATTCCACGCGGGACAGCGGGTCGAGGCCGAGCTGGTGCCCGAGCCCCACAACCCGTGGGACGCGCGTGCGGTCGCCCTGGACGTGAACGGCGAGCGCGTCGCCTACCTGCCCGCTGCCTCGGCCAAGATGTGGCATGACGTCGTACGAGCGTGGAACGCCGCGGGTTTCGCGGTGTACACCGGCGCCGAGACGAACCGCTGGACGTCGGGCGGCGGCGACCGCTTCGGTCTGACCCTGCCGAAATGGGACTGGGACAGTCTGCTGGAGCTGGCGGAGGCCGCGGGACTGCGCACCGGCTGGGCGGCCGCCATGGCCGGCCTCACCGAGGAGCAGCGCCTGGGGCTGCAGGAGGACCGGGGTTACAGTCCGGACGAGTCCGCGGTGAAGGCGCTGTGGAACAGGCGCTCCGCGCACCCCCTGTTCAACTGGGGCGCGAAGAGGGACGGGGACCTGACCGAACGGATGCCGTTCTGGTACGGCTACTTCGTCCGCGAGCAGATGCGGGAGGAGCACGAGGAGCGGCGCGAGCGCCTGTGGTTCGCCCGGTCCGTCAGGTCGGATCTGCTCCACGCGTTCAAGGCGGAGATCCGCAGGAGACGGGAGCGGGACCGCGAGCAGTCGCTCGTGCAGCGCGCGGACCAGGACGAACGCGCACTGCGGCTGCAGCGCGAGGGCCGGCGCGTCGCGGAGATCGCCGCCGAGCTGGGGCTGACCCACAAGCAGGCCGAGAGCGCCCTGACCCGTGCGCGCGGAGCCGCGGGAGTCACCCCCCGGCGGGCGGAGGACCTCCAGGACGAGCGCCGCCGCCAAGCGGCCGAGGCGGTCGCTCTCAAGAGGTCCGGGATGACGCGCGCCGGAATCGCGCGGGCCATGGGCCGCTCCGCCGACACCGTCGACGAACTGCTCAAGGACGGGCTCTTCCACGAGGCACCCGAGGACCATCCGGAGCGGCTGGCCCTCGCACGGCGCTGTGCCGAGCTGCGGGGCACGGGCCTGGCCAAGGAAGACGTCCTGCTCCGGCTGGGAGTCAGCCGCAAGCAGGCCCTGAGAGCGTTCCGGGACGCCTCCTTCCTCGAAGCCGATGTCAGACCTGCCCAGTAGCTTGGTGACATGACGTCCCTCAGCCTCGCACCGTGGTCCGATCAAGGGCTCGACCTCCTCCACCGGCAGAACACCGCCGAGTCGACCGAACACCTCGGGGGTCCGGAGACCGCCGAACAGCTCCGGCGCCGTCACGAGCGGTACCTCGCTGTCGCCGACGGCCGGATGTTCCTGATCCTGCTGGACGGACAGGCCGTCGGCTCGATCGGGTACTGGACGCGGGAGTGGGAGGGGGAGCGGGTCTACGAGACGGGCTACGGCATCCTGCCCGAGCACCGAGGGCGGGGCTTCGCGGCCGCGGCACTCCGTCTGTGCGCCGAACAGGCCGCCCGGCAGGGCTCGCGCCGGTGGCTGCACGCCTTCCCCTCCGTGCGTCACGACGCGTCGAACGCGGTGTGCCGCAAGGCGGGCTTCGAGCTGGTGGGGGAGTGCGCGTTCGAGTACCCGCCGGGGAACCCCATCCGGTCCAACAACTGGCGACTCGGGCTCACTCGGCCGACCGCCGGTTGAGAGAAGAGGGCCCGCCGTTCGGGTGCCGCGCCCCGCGCCGCCGGTGCGCGGAGCCGGCCCCTGGCCACCCGCAGAAAACCGCTTGCCCGCTCGCGCCGGTCGTGGAACAGTGTCCCGCGTTCTGCGACGCGGCAGAACACTCACGGTAAGGAACGAAGCCCATGGTTGCGGCGCCCCCCAGCGGCCGCCGTCGGCACTGAGCGCCTGCTCCGCAAGCAGCCTCGGCCTGCCACGCCGTTCCCACGGCGGCCCCACGACACGGTGCCTGACGCACCGCCACTCTCCCGTGCCCCGGACTCCCCGAGTTCGCCGAGGGCTCCCCTGAGACTTCGTGAGGTCGACACCCACCATGGACATCCAGGTCCAGAGCTTTGCCGTAGCCAACCTCCGCCGCCGACCCGTGGTCGTCGAGACCGGCGGCTTCGTCGCGGGCCTCACCCCCGGCACCGACAACCCGTACCTCAACTACGCGACCCCCCTGCCCGGCGCCGAGCCCACCGAGCACGACGTCGCGGAGCTGATCGGGGTCTTCCGTGACCGCGGCCTGCTGCCCCGGCTGGAGTTCGCCCCGCAGGCCGCGCCCGGCGTGGCACCGGTACTGCGGGCGGCGGGCTTCGCCACCGAGGCGGTGCACGAATACCTCGTCTGCACTCCCCGGACGCTGGTGCCCCGGTCCGCCGGCTCCCCACGCGTGGAGAGCCCGGCCACCGATCGGGACTACGCCGAGCTGGACACCGCGCTCGCCGAGGCGTTCGGCGGCGTCTTCGCCCCCTCCGCGGAGGGCGCGGCCCGACTGCGCCGCACCCAGGAGAACGGCGGAGCGGTGCGCTTCGTCCGTGCCCCACAGGGCGGGATCGCCGGCGGGGCGTCCTGCTCACCGCCGGCCGAGGGCACCGCAGAGCTGGCCGGTGTCGGCACCCGCCCCGCCCACCGCGGCCGTGGCGTCGCCGCCGCGGTGACCGCCGCCCTGACCGAGGCGATGTTCGCCCAGGGAGCCGGATCGGTCTGGCTGGAGTACTCGGGCGAAGGCTCCCGCCGTGTCTACGAGCGCACCGGCTACCGCCCGCAGGGCACCCGCCTCTACGTCTCCCTGCCTCCGGCGCAGCAACCCTGACGACACCGGGCTCCGGCATGGACGGAAACCACGGAGCGGCGCTGCCGGAGCACGACTCGCTCCTGATCGCCTCCCGCCCCACCACCGCCCGCAAGGTCCGCGATCGGCTGCGGACCTTGCGGCCCGGCTGCTCGGCAACGTCGGTGGGGGTTCGGTGGCGTGCCGGGCCCGCGCCGCATGCGCACCCCCTGGACCGGCGTCGGTGCGCCCCGCCCGTCTGCTCCCGGTGCGCCCGGATTGCGCCCTTCCCGCAGTCCCGGGGCGGGCCGCACGCTCGACGGCATGGGGGACACCGACCACATCATCCCGTTACCCGGACCCGGCCCGGACGGTTCCCGGCAGCCGCCCGCCGGCACGCTCGCGCCCTGGGAGACCGCCGACCGCGCCCAGGCCGCCCTCGACGGCGCCACCGGCCCCGAGCCGCCCCGGCCGCCGGTCTGCCCGCACTGCGGCCTCACCGGCGACCGCCGCCCCACGTACACCGGACAGCACGTCCTCCTCGAACCCCGCCTCACCGTTCCCGCCCACCTCGTGCCCGGCGGTCACCGCTGGCACCTCGACGGCAATGGCACCGCCTGGAACGGCGGCCTGGACGAACCCCTGCCCGGGGCGACGTGCCGGATCCCGCACCAACTGGCCTGCCCGGGCCTCACGCTGGACGAGATCCAGCCGTGGCGGTGGCTGACGGCGGTCAGGGAGTACAACGCGCTGGCGGCGCGGCACAGGGCCGACGGGGCCGACTCGCCCGGGACGTTGCCGGACGCCGGATGACACGGCCGACCGGCCCCGCACGGGGCCGGCGTCAAGGGCGCCGCCGCGGTCGTACGGCGCCTGACCTACGGCGTCTCCGCCGACGAAGTGCTGTGCAGCTTTGGCCCCCGCTGGTCCGCCGCCCCGGGAGTGGCGGACCAGCGCCACTGAAGGCGCCTTCGCGGGGTAACCGGAACCTACGCGCCCGACACCCCCCGACGGAAGAGCCGCGAGTGTGGCCCAGGTCATACCGGCCGGGCCGGACTACGGAACGGAATCCGCTGACCTGGGGAAACGACAGGCGTGCACCCATCGTGTCCGCCACATTTCCTCGGGTGACCGCCGATCCGTCCGGCCGCGCCCGGCGTGCGTCGCCCCCCGCCCGCAGCCGCCAAGGCTCCTAGCCCTCGGCCCGCAGCACCGCCCCCCGCTGGTCCAGCCGGCGGAGTGCCATGTCCCCCCAGTGGAGGTTCTCCCGCTCGAAGGACATGCCGCGCAGCAGGGTGAGGTACGGGCCGATGCGCTCGGCCTCCGCGAAGTACGCCTCCTCCGAGCGCCCGTCCAGCAGGCGCTGCCGGATCCGCTCGTAACGGGCCAGCTTGGCGGTGGCCCATTCCATGCGCTCGGCGACCGCCGCCCGCACCGCCGCCATGTCGCCGGCGTCCGCGCACTGCACCTTGACCAGCAGTTCGTCCCGGATCACGGCGGGCCTGCCCGGAGGCTCGGCCGTGTAGGCGCGTACGGCCTCCCGGCCGGCGTCCGTCAGGGAGAACAGCCGTTTGTTGGGGCGGCGTTCCTGCTCCACGACGCGGGCGGCGACCAGTCCCTCGGCCTCCATGCGCTCCAGCTCCCGGTAGAGCTGCTGGGGTGTCGACATCCAGAAGTTGGCGACCGTCGCGTCGAACGCCTTCGCGAGGTCGTACCCGGACGCCTCGCCCTCCAGCAGCGCGGCCATCACCGCGTTCCGCAAAGCCATGGCGTCACGCTAACAGCACTGCGACTACTCAACGAAGTGACCGTGAGTCCCTCCTTCTCCTGAGGTCGCCCCATGGACAGGGCAAGGGCGGCCCTCTAGTCTCCACCCCACATACTCAATTTGTTGACTATGCGAGGTGGGCGCATGCATCCCTTCCGCAAGGCCGTCGAGAGCGGTGACATGGACGCCGTGGCCGCCCTGCTGGCCGACGACGTCGTCTTCACCAGCCCGGTCGCCTTCAAGCCGTACCCGGGCAAGGCGATCACCGCGGCGATCCTGCGCGCCGTGTCCCGCGTCTTCGAGGACTTCACCTACGTCCGCGAGATCGCCAACCCCGACGGCCGCGACCACGCGTTCGTCTTCACCGCCACCGTCGCCGGCAAGAAGCTCCAGGGCTGCGACTTCCTGCACTTCGACGAGAACGGCAGGATCGACGAGTTCACGGTGATGGTGCGCCCGCTCTCCGCCGCCCAGGCGCTGGCCGAGGCCATGGGCGCCCAGTTCGACCGGATCGCCCGGGAGGCCGCCGGGCAGTGACCCGACGACCGCCGGCCGTCCGGGTCATCCGGGGCGGGGGCTGAGGACGCCTGCGGCAGGAGATCCAGGACCCACCGTCGCAGGCGTCCGTCAGCCGCCCGTCTAGTCGCACGTCAGCGTCGGCACGGCCCAGTCGCCGTGGTCGTTGCCGTTGCCGTCGCCCGCGTCGCCGACCTTGAGGCCGATCACCTGGGCACCGCTGACGTCCACGTCGATCGGCACCGCGGCCTGCTTGCCGCGGATCGTCGGTGTGGTCACCAAGGTCCTGCCGTCGGCGACCACGGAGAAGGTCACCGACCCCGCACCGCGTGTCTCGTCGTCGACACCGACGTCCGCCGTCAGCCGGGAGCACTTTCCGGCGACGTAGATCTCGACGTCGCTGACCGCGTTGGTGCCCAGCCCCTTGGCGTGACCGGCCCCGGCGATGCTGATCGGCCGCCCGTCCCCGGCCGCCTGCTCGCCGACGCTGGTGTCCCGCTCGACCGGCCCCCACCCGTTGGTGGAGGACAGGAACGGCAGGGCGCTCACCGCGCTCTTCCCGGCCGGCGGAGCCGGCGGGATCCCGCCGACGATGCGCTCGTCACCACCGGAGGCATGCCGTCCGTTCTGCCGGTAGCGCACGGTGGCGGTGAGCGCCGAGGCGGAGGGCAGCTCCCCGGCCGGCGGCTGCACCTTCCAGGTGAAGGCGGCCGATCCGCCGGGTCGCAGGCGTTTGACCGACGTGGAGCCCGTGGCGGTCGCGCGCCAGCCGTCGGGCGCGGAGAGCGAGGCCGTCAGGTCCGAGGCGGACGGTCTGTCCTTCGGCACCCGCACCGTCGCCTCGGCCGTGAAGGCCTGTCCCGGCTGAGCGGTGTCCGGCACGTCCAGGGTCACATCCGCTCCCGGGCGCTTCGGCATCGCGTACTCCCGGTGGTCGTAGCGCGGGCTGTCGTTCTGCGCGACGCGCAGGGACGAGGCGTAGCTGCCGTAGTCGGTGAGGGAGACCTTGCCGAGCCCGCCGGTGCTGCCGTCCAGGTTCCACACGGCGACGGCGATGCTGTTCCGGCCGTTCGGGTCGAGGATCCCGTCGGGAACCGGGAAGGTGTGCTGCGGGCCGAGGTAGTTGACGTAGTTGCCGACCTGCCAGCCGTTCACGAAGATCGTGGCGCGGTACCTGCGTGACGGGTCGTCGGTGAACGTCAGCCCGAGCGAGGTGTCCTGGCCGTGCGGCAGGTCCAGGGTGACGTCGGTGCGGTACCAGGAGACCCCGGGCCGGGTGTCGTTCGCCGGCAGGGACACCTTCTTCCAGTCGCCGTCCGGGTAGCCCGGCAGGGACCAGCCGGCCCGCTCGCCGTACAGGCCGCCCGTGGAGAGCGGGCCGCGCACCGGGTCCTGCAGGTCCTCGCCGCCCCGTACGCCCTGCAGCCGCCAGGTGACGGCGGTCAGCGGGGCCCCGATAAGGGAGGCACTGGTCAGGCCGCGCGCGGCCTTGTTCCCGTTCGTCGAGTTGTAGTCCTCCTCGTGCCCCATGTTGACGGTGAGCACGGAGACGACGTTGTCCCCCTTCGGCTTCACCGCTCCGGCCGGGAAGGCGAAGTCGGCACTGCCTGTGGTGGAGCTGCCGAGAAAAGTGCCGTTGAGCCAGGCGGAGAACGCCTGCGCGTCTCCGCCGGAGTCCGAGACCAGGTGGATGCCGGTCTCCTTGCCGCTCGCGCGGAAGCGGCCGCGGTACCACGTGTTGCCGGTGTGGAAGCCGTAGTCGTCCGCGTAGAGCACCGGCGGCGCGTTGACGCCGGAGACGCTGTTGGTGGTCGTCCGGTCGGCCACCTGCCAGCCGGAGTCGTCGAATCCGGGGGCCGCTTCGGGGGACTCCTCGGCGTGCTTCCAGTCGGTCAGCGCCGGCAGCTGGACCGGGGCGGCCACCGGGATCGCCCCGGTGAGGCTGCCCGTGCCGGTGGCCCGGGTGTCCACTGCCCTGCCGTTCCAGGTGACGCGGTCCGCGGAGGTGAACACCTCGATGTTCGTGTCGTCGGCGTTGTCGCCGGTCAGAGCCACGGTGTGGCCGCCGTCCAGACCGGTCGCCGACCGCAGCAGGTGGGTGCCGCGCACGAGTACCGGGCCGGTCGCCGTGTCCTGACGCCAGAAGGTCTCCGCCGTGGCCTTGTCGCCGACGAGCAGCAGCAGCGGGCGCTGTCCGCCGCCGCTGAGGCCGATGCGGGTCAGGCCCTTGTGCGTGTAGTTCAGGCGCAGGTCACCGGTGGCCTCGTCCCAGGTGGTCGTGACCGTGCCGCCGCTGGTGGTCACGGTGGGCCGGGAGGAGTAGCGCAGCACGGTCTCGCCGTCGCTGCCGGGGTTGCCGTAGAGCACGGCGACGTCCCGGTCGCCGATGTGCGCGTGGGTCGCGATCTCCGACGTCGAGTACTGCAACTGCGAGTCCCCGAGCCGGTAGTTCGCCACGATCACGTGCGAGTCACGCCCGTCGAGCGTGATCGCGGTACCCGGCTGCTGCGGCACCACCGGGTAGGTCGGCGTCGCGGTGGCGGCCGCCGGCACGTCGATGGCGTCGATGGACACGTAGTTGTCCGTGGACCCGGAGGCGTGGTTGCCGTTGACGACGATCCTCAGCGTGTGCGCCCCGGGCGTCAGGCCGGTCCTCTGGAAGACCACCGCCTGGTTCTCGCCGCCGGAGTCGTCGACCGTCGCCTCCTTGGTGCCGTCGAGGTAGACGTCGGCGTAGCCGTGGTTGCCGGTCCTGGAGCCGATCCAGCGGATGGCGGTGCCGTCGAAGGGGACGGTGACCGAGTCGCCGGCCTTGTCGGAGAACGACTCGGTGTGCTTGTAGTCGCCGTCGGTGTAGCTCTGGTCGGCCACGTGCGACCACGAACCGGTGTACTGCACCGCGGAGTCGGGATCGTCCCAGGTGTACGTGGTGTCCGCGGACGGCCGGGCGGCGAAGTCCAGCGAGACGTGGGTCCTGTCGACCGCCGTGGACGTGGAGTTGCCGTGCCGCAGCACGTGGAACTGCGTCCCGGTGTCGGGGTTCATCCGGGCGGTGTCGACGACCGCCGGGTCGTCCGGCGGGGTGGCCCTGATCGCCTCGGTCTTGGTCAGCGGGGCGACCGACTGTGTGAAGTACCCGATCAGCTTGTCCTCGTAGTACTTCGGATCGAGCTGCCGGTTCTCGCGGATCGCGGCCCCGTAGTCGTACGACGTGTAGTTCTGCGGCATGCCCAGCCAGCCCCAGTTGGTGCCGCCGTAGGTCATGTAGAAGCTCTGCGCGGTGGCGCCCACGGCTATGTTCTGCTTGTAGAACACGTTGGCGAACCGGTCGTTGATCAACTGGGCGCACTTGTCGTAGCCGGGCCCGCCCCAGGGGTCGAAGGCGCCGCCCTGGAACTCCGGCGAGTACAGCGGCTTGCCGGCCGGGTGGTCGTAGCCGATGTCGGGTACGCCGTTCCACTTCGCGGGGTTCGAGCAGTTGAAGCCCTGCGGGTAGGAGTCCGGTCCGTCGACGTCCAGGGCGCCCGTACCGGAGTTGAAGGTGCCGTTGTTGTTTCCGGTCAGCGGTACGGTGATGCCGTCGGCGCGGGCCTTGTCCTCCAGGTGCTTCATGTAGGAGTGGCCGGCGGCCGAGCCGTTGTAGTACTCGTTCTCGACCTGGTAGGCGATGACCGAACCGGTGCCGTTGGTCAGCTGGTGGCGGGCGATGATCCGGTCGATCCGGGTCAGCCACTCGTCGGCGTTCTCCAGGAACCGCGGGTCGTCACTGCGGTTGCGCCCGGCCTTGGTGGTCATCCAGGCGGGCAGGCCGCCGCTGTCGACCTCCGCGTTGATGTACGGCGCCGGGCGCGCGATCACGTAGAGCCCGGCCTGCTCGGCCATGTCGAGCACCTTGTCGGCGTCCCGCACGCCGCTGAAGTCGTACACACCCGGCTTGGGCGAGTGGTATCCCCAGTCGAAGTACAGCGAGGTGCTGTTGAACCCGGCGGCCTTCATCTTCTGGAAGATGTCGCGCCACAGGTCCGGACTCGGGAGCCGGAAGTAGTGGAACTCGCCGGACCACAGGTAGGTGCGCTTGCCGTCGACGAGGAACGAGTACCCGTCGAGACTCACCGTGTGCGCCCCCGCACCGGCGGCGAGGGTCCGCGCGCCGGCGTCCCGCGCCGCGGCGGGTGCGGTCATGCCCGCGGCCAGGGCGATGGTCGCGGCCGTCGCGAGGACCGGACTCCGCCACCGACGGCGACCGGGTCTCGCAGCTTCTGAACCGATCCGATTACTCCGCACTGCGGCCTCCATACCGCCTGAGCGATCAGTATCAAACAGACTCAGGCAAAGCCGAACAGTAAAGCCGCGCAAGGAGCAACACAATGGGGCGGTAGGACACGGTGGTTGACGGAGGGAAGGCCGGACCGACGACTTCCTCGCCCTTGGAAGCGCCGTGATGCGGACCGCGGCCGGCGGACCGCGGCCGCTCGCGGACGACGCCACCCCGGCGGGAGTAGATGACCCGGACGCAGAGGGGTACCCGGGTGCCGGCAGAAACCGTTGCACCGTGGGAAGGGAGCCCTGCCATGGCCCAGCACGTACGCGACATCATGACCAGCGATCTCGTGACCGTCGAGCCCCAGGCGTCGGCGGCCGCCGCGGCCCGGCTGATGCGTGACGAGGACGTCGGCGCCGTCCTGGTGACGGAGAACGGTCACCTGCGGTGCCTGGTGAGCGACCGGGACCTGGTGGTGCGGGTCTTCGCTGAGGGCGCGGACCCGGAGCAGACGACCGTGATCCAGGCGGGCAGCGAGGACCTGGTCACCGTCGGCCCGGACGACAGTCTGGACCGGGCCCTCGGCCTGATGCGCGAGCACGCCGTCCGGCGCCTCCCGGTCGTCGAGGGAGACCGGCCCGTGGGCATCGTCTCCCTGGGCGACATGGCGATCGAACGCGGCGAGGACACGGCTCTGGGGGACATCAGCGCGGCCAGGCCGAACACGTAGGCCCAGACCTGCGCGCCGGATCCCGAGGTCTTCCCCAGCCTGGGGTCCCCCCCGGCGATGCTGGAGGTGCCTGGTGACCAGTACGGGCGATCCGGCCACCGACACCGCGGAGCTGGACGCCGTCTTCGCGGAGACGGTGCGCCGGACGGGCGCGACCATCGGCGCCCTGTACCTGCTCGCACCGGACGAGCGGATGCTGCGGCTGGAGGCGCTGTGCGGAGTGGGGGCCGGGATGGCCGCTCCGTGGGAGACGGTGTCGCTGGCCGCGCCGGCCCCGCTGACGGACGCGGTCCGGCACGACCGCCTGGTCTGGGTGGGCAGCCAGGAGGAGATGGCCCGGTCGTATCCGCGGACCGCGATGGTGCTTCCCTACCCGTTGGCGCTGGTCGCCGCGCCCGTGACCGGCCTCAGGCGGTGGGGCGGCCTGCTGCTGATGTGGCCGGCCACCCGCCCCCCGTACATGACCGGGCGGGAACGCGCCAACATCGCGTCCAGCTGCCGGCGGGTGGCCCGGGCGCTGGAGGAGGCCGCCGACCGCGGGCCTCCCCTCGGGGCCGGCGGCAGGGCCCGCGTCGTCCCCGCCGGAACCGGCCGCCCGTCCACCAGCCCGGAAACGGCCGTCGCCGACTTCGTCGAGCGATTGCCCGGCGGCAGCTGCGCCCTGGACCTGGAGGGGCGCTTCACGTTCCTGAGTGCCGGCGCCTGCGAGCTGCTCGGCGTCGACGCCGGCCGACTGCTCGGCACCCTGCCGTGGCAGTCCCTGCGCTGGCTGGACGACCCCACGTACGAGGACCGCTACCGTGCCGCGGTGATCAGCCGGGCGCCGGTGGCCTTCACCGCGTGCCGCCCGCCGGACCAGTGGCTCGAATTCCACCTGTACCCGGACGACAGCGGCATCAGCGTCCGCATCGTCAGCACCAGCGAGGAGCCCCCGCCCGCACCGGCCCACCGGTCCGCGGGCGCTGCCGCACCCACCCGCGCCGGCCGGCTCTACCAGCTCACCCACCTGGCCGCCACGCTCTCCGAGGTCGTGGGCGTCCAGGACGTGATCGACCTGGTCGCCGACCAGATCATGCCCGCGTTCGGCGCCCAGGGACTGGTGCTGTCGGCCGCCGAGGGCGGCCGGCTGCGGATCACCGGTCACAGCGGCTACTCCAGCGAGACCATCGAGCGCCTCGACGGCCTGCC contains these protein-coding regions:
- a CDS encoding SRPBCC domain-containing protein, with the translated sequence MDAGHLTRVDTGSSPVTGPTPPVLHGSFAIELDFTVPRAEVFRGFADPSLRRRWFRLPGGSATARHELDFRVGGGESAGNVFVSGDTEEHLAYRSRFLDIVPDTRIVHVYEAEVDGSRRWISLVTVELADRPAGSGLTWTEQYTWLMPTGDGSQDTAHLRGGTRLLLNGLSTVVNPDRHHRLFHTGTPAGHG
- a CDS encoding DUF1330 domain-containing protein: MPAYAIAHLQEAAPHPEIAEYIERITATFEPYGGRFLVHAAQHEVKEGSWPGHVVVISFPGITEARAWWDSPAYQEIAPLRSRHIAGDIVLVPGVPEDYDPAGTAKAMRESLPAE
- a CDS encoding GNAT family N-acetyltransferase → MTSLSLAPWSDQGLDLLHRQNTAESTEHLGGPETAEQLRRRHERYLAVADGRMFLILLDGQAVGSIGYWTREWEGERVYETGYGILPEHRGRGFAAAALRLCAEQAARQGSRRWLHAFPSVRHDASNAVCRKAGFELVGECAFEYPPGNPIRSNNWRLGLTRPTAG
- a CDS encoding GNAT family N-acetyltransferase, with the translated sequence MDIQVQSFAVANLRRRPVVVETGGFVAGLTPGTDNPYLNYATPLPGAEPTEHDVAELIGVFRDRGLLPRLEFAPQAAPGVAPVLRAAGFATEAVHEYLVCTPRTLVPRSAGSPRVESPATDRDYAELDTALAEAFGGVFAPSAEGAARLRRTQENGGAVRFVRAPQGGIAGGASCSPPAEGTAELAGVGTRPAHRGRGVAAAVTAALTEAMFAQGAGSVWLEYSGEGSRRVYERTGYRPQGTRLYVSLPPAQQP
- a CDS encoding DUF6083 domain-containing protein, producing MGDTDHIIPLPGPGPDGSRQPPAGTLAPWETADRAQAALDGATGPEPPRPPVCPHCGLTGDRRPTYTGQHVLLEPRLTVPAHLVPGGHRWHLDGNGTAWNGGLDEPLPGATCRIPHQLACPGLTLDEIQPWRWLTAVREYNALAARHRADGADSPGTLPDAG
- a CDS encoding PadR family transcriptional regulator, with the translated sequence MALRNAVMAALLEGEASGYDLAKAFDATVANFWMSTPQQLYRELERMEAEGLVAARVVEQERRPNKRLFSLTDAGREAVRAYTAEPPGRPAVIRDELLVKVQCADAGDMAAVRAAVAERMEWATAKLARYERIRQRLLDGRSEEAYFAEAERIGPYLTLLRGMSFERENLHWGDMALRRLDQRGAVLRAEG
- a CDS encoding nuclear transport factor 2 family protein; the encoded protein is MHPFRKAVESGDMDAVAALLADDVVFTSPVAFKPYPGKAITAAILRAVSRVFEDFTYVREIANPDGRDHAFVFTATVAGKKLQGCDFLHFDENGRIDEFTVMVRPLSAAQALAEAMGAQFDRIAREAAGQ